The Musa acuminata AAA Group cultivar baxijiao chromosome BXJ1-8, Cavendish_Baxijiao_AAA, whole genome shotgun sequence genomic sequence TTTTAAAAGTGGACTCTACATAAATATCTCATTGACCATGTAAAAGCTCTAGGGTATATAGTATTAAGTCAGATTGTTGATTATTGACTATGATTTTTGACATCCAAAATATTATTAGGCACTACATGCACCAGTCACATCAATGTCTCTCAGGACTTCTGATTCAAAATGAATCTCAGGGACACCACCATGTCATATTTCTTTTCACCTTGCAATTGTTTGCAAATTTTTGACATTTTTATTCCAACTTGTAGATTGTCAATGAGGCAGCAAAATTTAGATATCGAAGCGGGAATGAGTTCAATTGTGGAGGtacctctcctttttttttattttttattgggtTTTAGTTCTTTCATATTCTCCTACTGTTTTACCCCAGGGTTAACAATAAGAACTCCATATGGAGCTGTTGGACATGGTGGTCATTATCATTCACAGTCACCAGAGTCTTTCTTTTGTCATGTACCTGGTCTAAAGGTTTagatcctgattcctcttcatttctttgatttaaaataaattcAATGTTAAATAAATATGTTGTCTAAAGATATAGTGACTAGCTAACTTGTGTGCTAGTCATCTTTCCCATTTCAGAACTTAAGTTCCTCGCCAAGGTTAGAAAATACCACATCTCAATTACAAAATATATGATCTCAAGTAAATTTCTTTTAGGTGGTGATTCCTCGAAGCCCACAGCAAGCGAAGGGATTGTTGTTATCCTGCATACGCGATCCAAATCCAAGTATATTTTTTGAACCAAAAGTATGAATATCTTTAACATGAATTTTGCTTTCTCTAAATGTCTAGAGATCTTTACTCTGTCATCCCAAAAATGGTTGATTTAGGATATTGTCGCATCTGCTACTTGTTTAGTGGTTGTACAGGTTGGCTGTTGAAGAGGTTCCTGAACATGACTACATGTTGCCTTTATCGGAGGCTGAGGTAAAGCATGCCCTCTCACTAAAGATCATTGCAAAGGAACCTTAAGTTGTCAATGCCTACCACCAGGTGATTCGTCAAGGGACTGACATCACACTTGTTGGATGGGGAGCTCAGCTTTCTGTATTAGAACAAGCATGTGTTGAAGCTGCAAAGGTCCGTTGTTCATCAATGGCTTTCTAATTTTGTGCTTCCAGTAATCTGAGTTTGCGTTCTGGTAGTGAGTACTTATCTAAGATTCATAAGCTCAGTAATCGTAAAAAACACACTCATTATTAAGCTTCTTAACAAGAAAGTACTTGAACCAAAGATCATATGTGCACTTCTATGACCACATTATGTTCTAAAAGAACTTTTGATAAGATAGTATAAATTATATAAAAGTCTTAAATATGAGCTGAGATTATATACATTTAAAGACCACTATATCAGTAGTATCTCAACATGGCTTAGAAGCTTCTTGATTCCACTGACATAGCATATGTACAGGAGGGAATTTCTTGCGAGCTGATCGATCTGAGAACATTAATTCCCTGGGACAAGGAAACTGTAGAAGCCTCTGTTAGAAAGACTGGGAAGCTTCTTGTAAGATATGTTCTCTATTGAATGTACATGGTTAATTTATCATCTCATGGCATTGACAATTATAACTCTGTTCTCATCTCACAGATTAGTCATGAAGCTCCAGTGACTGGAGGATTTGGTGCAGAGATATCTGCTTCCATTGCTGAGAGCTGCTTCTTGAGGGTACAGGATTGTTTAAAAGTTCCATTACTTGTAAAATGCTTGCTGCTTAACTCAAGAGTGCACATATCTTGCCTCTACTTTTGCAGATTGGTAACCTCACATAATCGGGTCAGTTAGATTAAACATCAGTGGAAAATAAAACATAATAGCCTGTGACACAAACTTATATGACAAAAAGCCAGGAGAAAATAGAAGGCTATTATCTTTTTGTCTTGGCCCATCATAGAGGATAACTCAGAGATGGGTATGGACAAGTAAATAGTCTAGAATCAATGCATTACTGAATAACTGTTCCAGACATCTACTGCAAGTTTAGAAGATTAGCTCGGGCAATTTTGTGGGCTGGGACTTTATAAGGCATATGGATTTCCCTTTTGTACAAGTCGTGCATAAGGATCAGGAAACACAGACACATGAATTTGTGAATCTCAGTAAGAGCTTGCTAAATGAAATTCGCAGAATTTTGATTAGAGACTAAGCTCTTGATGTGAACTAATGGCCATTGGGATCATTACGCCATTAACGATATGTTAGGTCAGATTCATTATGGTTGCTTAGTTAAACTATCTAGTAGGTAAAATAAACCAGATGGATCTAGCAATAATTTATTGTCTTGTTCTGTCTTCGGTTCTCTTGAAGTTTTCTCACCATGACTTGAATGTGTTTTGCAGTTGGAAGCTCCTGTAGCAAGAATTTGTGGCCTTGATACACCTTTCCCCCTTGTTTATGAACAATTTTACATGCCTACAAAGAACAAGGTGAGTATATAATCTGAAGCAAAACACATCGATCCATGCATATATTTGTATGTCAATTCAATTCTTCATATTTTGTTTTCCAGATCCTGGATGCAATCAAGGCAACAGTAAATTACTAAACCATGAAGCAGATGGAACCATTTCATTAAAGCAATAATATGATTGTGGATCCTGTGGAGGTGATCCTGATATGACCCACAAACTGTGTATGTATTGTATGATTTGTTCTTTATAGGGAAGATTTTTATTGGCATCTGCTTCCACATACTTTAATAAATCCCAATAGTGGTGTTCAATCAAAAAGCAGACTGATTTAAAACTGGTTTGATCTGAATTGATACATTAATAATTCAGTTTTGAAGACTATAAATTATTTTAGTTTGGTTAATTGGTTCAAATCGAACCAAACTAAATCGAatctgttttaatttaaaaatatcaatcggttgaatttatattttaaatttttattcggTTCAAATTGATTAATCAAACCAGTCTAaagatttaattttataaatgatatgagtttaattttataaatcttaTTATGTCATTCAATTGGattaagattttatttttgtttaattgaattgaattggtttattttaaatatatatatatttaaaattattaaaatcataaattaattaattggTTAAATGAATTGGATTTATCGATTTTGAATCGATTCAGTTAGGTAAATTGGAATCGATTCCTTTCGATtatcttattttaatcaaattaaattaaaaataataatttaattcgaTTCAACCTTTAACGATATTCAAATCGGTTCGCTTCGAACCGGTTTGAATACCTAAATCTCATAAGTTTATGGTATGTCATGGATATGTTGAATCATTGAAAGTACAAAAATTATGTGGATCCGAAGCTCATCCAATCATACTATGCACTGCATTGCGATCATGATGATGGGCATCAGTATCCATGTCGTCCCTTATGCCATGTCCCTGGCCATCACTTGCTTTCAAAGACGATAAGAATGAAGCCCGCTTTCCTCTTTAATCTTTCCCTTGGTTGGTGAGAGTACGATCGTCAAATTTCTCATCGTGTCTTCCCTCCTCCTCTGTTTTCCATCCTGTGAGAAATCGGGAAACACCGTCACCTCTTTGTCTACGCGATTGTCAGATCTCTCATTGTTTCTTCCCCCTCCTCTGTTGTCCCTCTTGTGGGAAACCAGGCAACACCGTCGCCTCTTTGTCTGctaattttctctttttcttttggatTCATTATCGGTCCTGATTCTTGGATGCTAATTTCTTGGATTGTTTATCGGATACCTCTATGCTTTTGGACTTCTTCGTTCTTGGTGTCTCTTTCCATCGTTTTTTATTCTATTTTCCTTATTTCTTGGATCCTCGGTTTCCTTCTTGGCGTTTGTCCCCTCGATCTTATTTTTCTCAGATGCTaatttctttggttgtttctttgcTTATTGGTTGATTCGTTCTTGGGGATTCTTTGCcccattttgattttaatatgccACTTTCCTAGATCCTTAAGTTCCTTCTCTTTTGGGGTCCTTTTTTCCTATGCTCTTATCTTATTTTCTGAGACAATTCTTTACTCTTTTGGTTGGTTTGATCTTGATGTTGTTCCTCTATTCGACTATATGTTAAGGTTAGTTTCTCGGATCCACTTCTTTAATCGTCTCGGTGCTTTCGAATCCTTTATTCTCGATCTTATTTCTTTCACATTAGTAAGTTGCATGATAGTAACGGTGCCTTGATCTTCTCCCTAAATCCTTTCTTACTACCAATTTAGTAATTTATTGGTATTTTTATGTGATTCTAAGCTACATTATTGATTGATTCGTTCTTGCTTTTCCTTTTTACTCGATCTTCAATCGTAATGAATCTTTCTTGGATCCTTTTCTTCAGTTATGTCCCTACTTTCGGATTCATCTTTTCCCCCACATTGTTCTCTGTCCTTTTTACTGGTTCGTTCTTGATGTTCCCCTACTCGACAATTACATATAGATTAGTCTCTTGGTTCCTTTTCCTTAGTCGATTTGCAGTTCTTAGatcctttcttcttgatattttctgTTTGATTTTTGTTCCTCTACGTCTCACTTGATCTCAGTGAAGTAGATGACATCTCGATCTTCTCTCTGAATTCTTTCCTCTTATTAATTTAgtggtttcttgaaattttatgtggaTTTTTAAGCCACACTTGACGCGAGTCCTTTCATTCGTGAGGAAGGTTTCTTGTTCTTTTCCTGAAATTTTATTTCTCAATCAAGACTTTATTCTTTCTCGggaggtttttcttttttttttctttctactaccaaaTGAATAATCCATCATCATCTATTAAACAAGATTCTCGAACAGTAGTACAAATCACAAAGAAAGCTTGTAGCTCAATGCAGTATGGTTCGTTTATTAGATTGCGAATTGTCTACACATCACGGTTTAGATCCGATGATAAAATGTCACTGCAGTTAATCGGTTTAATAGTTGTGCCGTGATATGCAAACACACAAAGGGTATAACACAAGTCTTGTTACAAAATTGAAATTGAAATCTATTAGATTTGGCAATGATCAAATCTGGTGGTAGGtttggctaaatttaatttcatttTAACTCATATGATTTTGGGATGGACCTTTTAAGTCAATATGATTTATTCATATccaaaataattcatatatttttaaagtaCATTTTTTTCATCAAATTTGAGTTAACATATGTTAAAATTGGTTTACGTGacatattgatttataataaattattaatataataatatatatataatttatgattaaGATTCATTTTAGCTCATGTGGTTTTGATCAtaaacttatattttaaaaaatatagcatataagcttCTCCTAttaatttttcatcaattttgagttaacagatgTATGACGAAAggaacttatatattatatttttaaaaatataaagattattttaaacATGAGTAAATCATAAGGATTTAAAGATATAAAGCCTAAGCTAAAATTAATCTtaatcttaaattatatatatcattatattaataatttattatgaatctacACTAAACTCTAATATCTATTAACTTGATGGGACGAGTTTATATGATACTTTGTTTAAAATGTAAAGATCATTTTATATACAAGTAAATCATAAAGACTTAAGAGGTTCATGATCAAAACCACATGGGTTAAAATGGATCTTAACCCAATATCTTTTAATTGTGTAAAAGGatagcataattttttttttattgaaataagCTAGCACAGTCTCAACTTTTGCTTATATTGTTTTGATACGTAATACTGTATATGGTCTGAAATTTATGTCATTTTCATGGTTGTGTTTATTATACTGCTGTTTAGGACGACTTCCACAAGAATTTATCATATTCTTGCAACCTTACTCTTCTTCTTGGAAGATGCTATGAGCATTACAAGGGCAACGTAGGGACTTTGCAGGGCGAAGGCAATCGCGGGTCGTGCGGGACCAAGGTAAAAtgattatttatgaaaaaaaatattgtgtgataaaattttaaaacaaaagtGTTTTCTCAaaaattcttttatatatatatatatatatatatatatatatatatataaaggttatCTTAAAACTTTGACTTATATTTTTTTGATACATTATACTTTATATAGTttgaaatttatatcattttaatggTTGTATTTATAATAATGCTGTTTAGTGTGACTCAGACAAGAATTTATTATATTCTCGAGACATTTTACTCTTGTTGGAAGATGCCACTGGCGGCTGATGATCAAATCTTCAACGCATTCGAAGGGACATCAAACACATGTAGCTGAAATAGGAGGAGCAGCGGAAACAAGCAGCCTGTTGCAACAACGCAAAGTAAGTGCCTTCTTTATTCGAACTGTAGAAGCACTTGTGGGTGAGCTAATTTATCCTTCTCGCTCCCATCCTCGTTCACCTAAACAGGATTCCCTACCGACAAGCTCAACAACTCACTCAAAACCCGGCAAATTTGAAGACAAGCTGccatcccttctcttcttcttcccgccGGCGCTCCGGACCGGGCATGAACACGCTGTCCGCCTGCGCATTGAGCACCTCTTCCACTTCCTCCGCCGGGACGCCGAAGGCCATCGCCTTCGCCGCCCTGTCGAGTCTGTTCAGCACGTTGTTCCTCCCCGCGAGGTAGTACCTCCGGTTGTTCTCCGAGTGTATCCCGAAGCAGAGAACCTGAAGGTTTTCGTTCGCAGCGGCCACGGCTGCCGCCGGGTGCCCTGCGGGGATCACGAACACCGACCCACGGGAGACTCGCGATCTCACGGTCCGATAGTGGACGCGCTGCTCTCCTTGGGATCCCGTCTCCTCCTGGGTTCTGCGTCGCTCGGCGGAGCGGTGGGGACAAGCCATCTCGATGTAGCCTCTTCCTTCCACCACCATGGCCAACTTGGTCGACCGGGTGTCGTAGTTTGGAGCCATCATTGATCTCTACACATAACAACCGCAGAGGATGAATGATGAGAACGACTCTTACAGTGTGCATATAACAGTGCACAAAAAGAGAGGAGTGAGATCACCTCGCTGATGTTAGCAATGGATACGTCCACATTCAGATCCTGGAGCATCTCGCACTCGTTACCTGTGGCCTCGTGTAGTTGACCATGCTCATTCGAATGAGAAGGGCTGTTCTCCAGCAGATTGTATGGCTCATTTGAGAGTCCACTCTCAGTATTGGATTCACTCAATGCTCTGATCTGATCCTCGGTTATCTTTATGATTTCCCCCTTCCGCTGGCTCCTAAACATCCTCTCTAGTTTATCCCACGGAGTCTACAGATCAAACACAGTACGGTTAAAGTCCTAAAGTGGGAAGAGTCGATGAGAAAATGGGGATGGAAGCAGATCGGAACCGACATTGAAGGCAGCTTCCAGTACTTCGTTGCTAAAACTGGTGTAGAAGGTCTGTGGATTCCTCCCGGCTGCACCATGGTACTCCTACGTCAAAGAAACCATGAGTCCTTCACATTGCACCGAGGATCTAATCCAAAGGTGCGCACTGAATCCAATCTACCTCAATGTGCCCGGGAGTCGAGATGGGGTGGAGGAGCATGGCGACTCGGAGCCTCTCATTACTGGCTTTGTTGATGGCATACACGATCACCCCCGCCGGAACCCTCATGATGTCTCCTCTCTTGATATCGTGTGACTCTCGCCTCTCCTCGTGCAGCAGTGTTATCGTCCCACGCCCTGCACGTGACGGCCATGACATTACGTACGTAGAGACCAGTGGGCTTAGATCAAAGCTTGCATGCATCGACTGGTATACCTTGCATTACGTAAACCACCTGTTCGGCGTCCCAATGGCAGGGCATGATAAAAGTCTGCGGCTCCGCCTCCAACACCGCCAGGCGGTAGTTGTCGACGCCCAGCAAGTGGTCGGATCTCCGAGCAAACCTCTCCAGCACCTCCAAACGGCCGTGCTCCGTTCTGCTCCACTGCTGGTAGCTCCGCCGGCCGAAGTGGTAAGGGTTGTGCTCTTTTCCAGCTTCTTGCTCGCCGGAATGGTCTAAGCACCGGTGCACGCATAGCTTCCTCTGCTGCTGCTCCGGGATGCCTCTGCACTCCATGACGCAACGCTTCTTCTCTGGATCAGATTTGGAGGATGAAGCCAAGAGGAAGCTGGAGGAGAGGAGCAAGAGGAGAAGTGGGAAGAGGAAGGCGACGACTCTGCTGGTGGCCATTTCGCTTTGGCTTCTGGTCTTTGCGGGAGATGTGAGATGCAATGTGCATGGCGAAGCGGATATTTATAGAgttgaggggagagagagagagagagagagagagagagagaggtggaagaGAGCGAAGCAAGTTCGCCTCGCGATGTGCATGGCTCGGGGTGGAGGGAGTTCACGTGGAGAGTAGGATTTGGTCGTCGGCAGCCGAGTCGTAGGCCACCTGATTACATTGACGACAGAAGTTGCGGAAGTGAACAGTCTTGGATGCTTGAGATCGATCACATTTGCTACAACTGAAACCCTATGTATTCCATATGGTGTTTCAGCTGTGTTACAGGAGACTGAAATGTTATCGACGTATAAAGCTACAAGCTCAGATTCAGAGCCCAGTGAGTGCTCAATCTTCTCTGATCTGGTGGTATGATCAGTTGACTGCTTTCTTTCATTTCCCTGTCAACAAAAAGCTATCATTTAGACATAAATGCCTTGTTGTGCATGTGTAACCATGTCAAGGCAATTGCTGTGGAACAGCTCCACTTCCATGCTCCTCaaggcttcaatcatgttaatgtAATCTTGATCTCACTGACATACGATCTGGCTACAACAATGCTTCTTGGTCTTttgttgatctttcatctttcctGGGCCTTCTTACCTCCTGGCATCAATGCGACTTCAAGTACTTCTTCCTTGTCCATAGTTTGATCACAGTTCACACAGAATGTTGTGATTTGACAGTTACACCTACTCTCTTTTGTCTTCTTCTTTGTCTAACTTTATAGGAAAACAATGGGAGTTAAATAACCAGACTTGAGTTGGTAACATTTTAGACCATGGCCAAACTTGCAGGTCATGAACATAGACATGGCCTCGCCTTGGCTCTCCATTCTCCACTGATAGCCTCAATCTCATCATCATGTCAAACTGATGCTAAAGACTGACATTTGACAATACAAAATAATAGCAGTCACCTGCAATTATTAGCAGCTTGATAGCAAATTCGGAGGGGGTGGCATCAAAGATGTGGCATTCATGAACTTGGCATATATAAATCTGCAGATGAGGCTGTCAACAGAGCCTTAAAGCCAAAGCTACCCAATCTTGTCCAACCCTCTCTGTTAGATGTATCTGAGGAGAGGCCACAACCAGTCCACAAGAGTTTCCACTAGTTTCAATGGGAGGAGGTCAGACATGGTTATCTCTTTTGGATCCATTCAATTCATGCAGTCCCTCAGACTGACAGACACTGGTGGATGCATCAGAGTAAGCGTCATCCTTTGCTTGTGGACCTCAAACTGCTCTTGGGGAGGAAAGTTCCAAGCGAAGCAGTGTAGGAGAGTCTCCCATGAGTGGGAAAGCATGGATGAGGATGACAGTAAATGCCTTCACCAGAAGAAATTGTAGGCCAGCTGTGACCTATGACTACAATAAGTGATCTTATTTCTTGATTCACtgatttttaatcatcacatattcAAATGCTAAACAAAATGACAGCTTTCTTTCAAGGCTAAAATATGATGCACTTGATGATGCCTTTACTCTGCTGGACCATAACCACCATCACACCAAAAACATGGAGAAACACAGTAGCATTCCTCAATAGACTCCATCTTTTTCTGATTGACTGAAACAATAGCTGCCTTATCACCTAacacttctccttcctctccagAAGCATGGATGAGTTATTACTCTAACATGTCCAAGCTCAACAGACTATAAGCTAAGGAATGTTCTCCTTGATATATTTCCACTGCAGAGGACTAGAACATGAAATGAGCATCATTGTCATTGTTGGACTCCCAAACTCAGCAGAATCAGATATTTAAATTAGTATAGCAACAGTATACATTTGTATATCCTATATCAATCAGCACACATCCTCCAATTAAGAGCATCAGAATGGCTTGTTACACGTTGAGAGGCATTCCAAGTTTCACCAGCTGAAGGCTCTCAAAGAGCCTCCAACACAGAAATGTCAAGTAGAAAGCCAACAGTCCAATGCCCAGCACCCTGTCTGGCTTCATCTTCCTCCTTGGCAGCATGAGAAGAGCCCACAGCAGACCTCCTATCAGGAACCCTAGTGTCTCAAAGATAGCTCTATCCTGAGGGACTACAAAGGGAGAGGGGTGTGAAGCCCCAGAAGCCAGCACAAGGGACACACCCAGGCCTACCAATGTGTTGAAGATTGGACCTGCATAGCACCCAGAGATGGCAATCTGAACTCCATCCCCTCGACCACTGACTGCCAATGCAACATTGGCAATCAGGTCCCCCAGTGAGTTGCCCCATGCCAAGACAGTGAATCCCAGAACCAGAGGGCTGATCCCAGCTATGTCACCAATGGCCACCAGCAGTGCCACTAGTTCCCCTGCTATCATGTAAGACCAGATCACACTCATCAGGAACCCACCTGCAAGCCAAGGCAGCAGGCATGTCTTTGGAGGTGCAGACTTCTCGGTGGTCTCAATTGCAATGATCCCCAGCACCATCCCCGCCACGCTACCAAGAACATAGGTTGTAATCCTCTCTTCTGAGCCTACTTCTCCTCTTTGGGAGATCCAAAGAGTTGCCAAGAAGAGTGGGGATAGGCTCACTGAAGCAACTGCAAATGGCTTTGACCATCTCTCCTCGGACACATCTGGTATTGTGAGTCTTCTTGGCAGATTTAGTGGCATCTCTAGCAGATACAGAAACCAGCTCAGGTACTGTGAGACCGGGGACTTCGCATTTGGTCGAACACCTTCTTCGACATCTTTCGCTacggtgtcttcttcttcttccaccataAGGCCATCAAGAATCGGCACCACCAGTTCGCTCTGTTTCTCCTTGCAGTAATGCCCTGCCCACACTAGAACAACATACGCAATGTAGAGGGACGCGAAGGCCATGGAGCCCCAAACACCGATCTTGCCAACGATCAATATGGCGAGCAGGGAGCTCAGCACCAGGAGGAAGAAGCAGAGGTCACGTATGAAGCTGGACCGGTCGATGGCGACGGACCGAGAGCCCACGGCGATGCTGATGATCCCCGCCACCACGCTCGAAACGAAGAATGCGCCGCCGAGCACGCTGCTGAGGCCGACGTCGCCGACGCCAGAGCCCGCGAAGGACACGATGCTCGAGAAGACGTCCGGCGCGCCGTTGCCGAGGGACAACAGCGTGACGCCGGCAATGGTAGGAGGCAGCCTCAGCACCCCCGACAGGCCCTCTAAGGACGAGCAGAAGTAATGGGAAGCGGTGTTCCCCAGCAAGTAGAAGAGCAGCAACAGCCACAGGAGGAGAAGAGCGTAACCCAGAGGAGGGCAGCCGCCGGAAGCGCAGTAAAAGATTCGGAGGTAATCTATGAAGCCTTGGGGCACACAGGCCTGCTCATGTGTCTTGAGGTAGGAGCAAATGGCTTCATGGTCGTTGATCCT encodes the following:
- the LOC135587891 gene encoding 2-oxoisovalerate dehydrogenase subunit beta 1, mitochondrial-like, with the translated sequence MATTMALRSFGRRTSIAARGFSSSCETEKAAKDGKPINLFSAINQALHIALDTDPRAYVFGEDVRFGGVFRCTTGLADRFGRSRVFNTPLCEQGIVGFAIGLAAMGNRAIAEIQFADYIYPAFDQIVNEAAKFRYRSGNEFNCGGLTIRTPYGAVGHGGHYHSQSPESFFCHVPGLKVVIPRSPQQAKGLLLSCIRDPNPSIFFEPKWLYRLAVEEVPEHDYMLPLSEAEVIRQGTDITLVGWGAQLSVLEQACVEAAKEGISCELIDLRTLIPWDKETVEASVRKTGKLLISHEAPVTGGFGAEISASIAESCFLRLEAPVARICGLDTPFPLVYEQFYMPTKNKILDAIKATVNY
- the LOC135587893 gene encoding vicilin Cor a 11.0101-like, encoding MATSRVVAFLFPLLLLLLSSSFLLASSSKSDPEKKRCVMECRGIPEQQQRKLCVHRCLDHSGEQEAGKEHNPYHFGRRSYQQWSRTEHGRLEVLERFARRSDHLLGVDNYRLAVLEAEPQTFIMPCHWDAEQVVYVMQGRGTITLLHEERRESHDIKRGDIMRVPAGVIVYAINKASNERLRVAMLLHPISTPGHIEEYHGAAGRNPQTFYTSFSNEVLEAAFNTPWDKLERMFRSQRKGEIIKITEDQIRALSESNTESGLSNEPYNLLENSPSHSNEHGQLHEATGNECEMLQDLNVDVSIANISERSMMAPNYDTRSTKLAMVVEGRGYIEMACPHRSAERRRTQEETGSQGEQRVHYRTVRSRVSRGSVFVIPAGHPAAAVAAANENLQVLCFGIHSENNRRYYLAGRNNVLNRLDRAAKAMAFGVPAEEVEEVLNAQADSVFMPGPERRREEEEKGWQLVFKFAGF
- the LOC135587892 gene encoding cation/calcium exchanger 1-like, whose protein sequence is MLVPCRIRAMAFNVLYLNCSFLLLLTLLVLAAHLGSSPRSLRQPIKQDGCEGLRRINDHEAICSYLKTHEQACVPQGFIDYLRIFYCASGGCPPLGYALLLLWLLLLFYLLGNTASHYFCSSLEGLSGVLRLPPTIAGVTLLSLGNGAPDVFSSIVSFAGSGVGDVGLSSVLGGAFFVSSVVAGIISIAVGSRSVAIDRSSFIRDLCFFLLVLSSLLAILIVGKIGVWGSMAFASLYIAYVVLVWAGHYCKEKQSELVVPILDGLMVEEEEDTVAKDVEEGVRPNAKSPVSQYLSWFLYLLEMPLNLPRRLTIPDVSEERWSKPFAVASVSLSPLFLATLWISQRGEVGSEERITTYVLGSVAGMVLGIIAIETTEKSAPPKTCLLPWLAGGFLMSVIWSYMIAGELVALLVAIGDIAGISPLVLGFTVLAWGNSLGDLIANVALAVSGRGDGVQIAISGCYAGPIFNTLVGLGVSLVLASGASHPSPFVVPQDRAIFETLGFLIGGLLWALLMLPRRKMKPDRVLGIGLLAFYLTFLCWRLFESLQLVKLGMPLNV